One part of the Meleagris gallopavo isolate NT-WF06-2002-E0010 breed Aviagen turkey brand Nicholas breeding stock chromosome 20, Turkey_5.1, whole genome shotgun sequence genome encodes these proteins:
- the SLC25A10 gene encoding mitochondrial dicarboxylate carrier isoform X1: protein MRMMGMALRVVRTDGVLALYNGLSASLCRQMTYSLTRFAIYETARDHLGRGSQGPPPFYQKVLLGAVGGFTGGFVGTPADMVNVRMQNDVKQPAHLRRNYSHALDGMYRVLREEGLKKLFSGATMASSRGALVTVGQLSCYDQAKQLVLTTGLLSDNIFTHFLASFIAGGCATFLCQPLDVLKTRLMNSQGEYRGVVHCAMETAKLGPLAFYKGFVPAAIRLIPHTVLTFVFLEQLRKYFGIKVVT, encoded by the exons ATGCGGATGATGGGGATGGCGCTGCGCGTGGTCCGCACCGACGGCGTCCTGGCGCTGTACAACGGGCTGAGCGCATCGCTGTGCCGCCAG ATGACGTACTCTCTGACTCGCTTCGCCATCTATGAGACTGCGAGAGACCACTTGGGCCGTGGCAGCCAGGGGCCTCCCCCCTTCTATCAGaaagtgctgctgggagcagtgggag GCTTCACTGGCGGCTTTGTGGGGACCCCAGCGGACATGGTGAATGTCAG GATGCAGAACGATGTCAAGCAGCCGGCTCACCTGCGGCGGAA CTATTCCCATGCCCTGGATGGCATGTACCGCGTCCTGCGGGAAG AGGGCTTGAAGAAGCTGTTCTCGGGAGCAACGATGGCATCCAGCCGAGGGGCCCTGGTCACCGTGGGGCAG ctttcctgtTATGACCAAGCCAAGCAGCTTGTCCTCACCACTGGGCTGCTGTCGGACAACATCTTCACACACTTCCTGGCCAGTTTCAttgct GGTGGATGTGCCACATTCCTGTGCCAGCCCCTGGATGTGCTGAAGACGCGCCTCATGAACTCCCAGGGCGAGTATCGG GGTGTCGTGCACTGTGCCATGGAGACTGCCAAGCTCGGCCCGCTCGCCTTCTACAAG GGCTTCGTTCCCGCTGCCATTCGCCTCATTCCTCACACCGTCCTTACCTTTGTCTTCCTGGAACAGCTGCGAAAATACTTTGGGATCAAAGTGGTCACCTGA
- the SLC25A10 gene encoding mitochondrial dicarboxylate carrier isoform X2 codes for MRMMGMALRVVRTDGVLALYNGLSASLCRQMTYSLTRFAIYETARDHLGRGSQGPPPFYQKVLLGAVGGFTGGFVGTPADMVNVRMQNDVKQPAHLRRNYSHALDGMYRVLREEGLKKLFSGATMASSRGALVTVGQGGCATFLCQPLDVLKTRLMNSQGEYRGVVHCAMETAKLGPLAFYKGFVPAAIRLIPHTVLTFVFLEQLRKYFGIKVVT; via the exons ATGCGGATGATGGGGATGGCGCTGCGCGTGGTCCGCACCGACGGCGTCCTGGCGCTGTACAACGGGCTGAGCGCATCGCTGTGCCGCCAG ATGACGTACTCTCTGACTCGCTTCGCCATCTATGAGACTGCGAGAGACCACTTGGGCCGTGGCAGCCAGGGGCCTCCCCCCTTCTATCAGaaagtgctgctgggagcagtgggag GCTTCACTGGCGGCTTTGTGGGGACCCCAGCGGACATGGTGAATGTCAG GATGCAGAACGATGTCAAGCAGCCGGCTCACCTGCGGCGGAA CTATTCCCATGCCCTGGATGGCATGTACCGCGTCCTGCGGGAAG AGGGCTTGAAGAAGCTGTTCTCGGGAGCAACGATGGCATCCAGCCGAGGGGCCCTGGTCACCGTGGGGCAG GGTGGATGTGCCACATTCCTGTGCCAGCCCCTGGATGTGCTGAAGACGCGCCTCATGAACTCCCAGGGCGAGTATCGG GGTGTCGTGCACTGTGCCATGGAGACTGCCAAGCTCGGCCCGCTCGCCTTCTACAAG GGCTTCGTTCCCGCTGCCATTCGCCTCATTCCTCACACCGTCCTTACCTTTGTCTTCCTGGAACAGCTGCGAAAATACTTTGGGATCAAAGTGGTCACCTGA
- the HGS gene encoding hepatocyte growth factor-regulated tyrosine kinase substrate, whose amino-acid sequence SGLAAATCSRLRGVAFFADKATSQLLLETDWESILQICDMIRQGDTQAKYAVNAIKKKVNDKNPHVALYALEVMESVVKNCGQTVHDEVANKQTMEELKEILKRQVETSVRSKILNLIQAWAHAFRNEPKYKVVQDTYQIMKVEGHVFPEFKESDAMFAAERAPDWVDAEECHRCRVQFGVVTRKHHCRACGQIFCGKCSSKYSTIPKFGIEKEVRVCEPCYEHLNKKAEGKAAAASELPPEYLTSPLSQQSQLPPKRDETALQEEEELQLAIALSQSEAEEKERMRQKTSYSMYPKAEPTPVTSSAPPVGTLYSPPVNSSAPLAEDIDPELARYLNRNYWEKKQEEVRKSPTPSAPLSLTEPVAQPGEAHPAPLSVVEQQYQNGESEENHEQFLKALQNAVTTFVNRMKSNHMRGRSITNDSAVLSLFQSINNMHPQLLELLNQLDERRMYYESLQDKLAQIRDARGALNALREEHREKVRRAAEEAERQRQIQLAQKLEIMRQKKQEYLEMQRQLAIQRLQEQEKERQMRLEQQKQTIQMRAQMPAFSLPYAQLQAMPAASGVIYQPSGPSSFPGTFSPAGSVEGSPMHSVYMNQAAQGGTGPYTAMPVTGTDPNVVNAYMYQPGAGSGQAAQQGQAVPTTTPAYSSYQPAATQGYQNAASQSQSIPAISQAPQSGAVGYMGSQSVSMGYQPYGMQGLMSALPGQEAALSSLPAQQSYLPGQQPLYQQMAPAGGPPQQQQPQPTPAPVQQAQGSGEAQLISFD is encoded by the exons TCGGGCCTTGCGGCCGCCACTTGCAGCAGGCTGAGAGGGGTCGCGTTTTTTGCAGATAAAGCCACGAGCCAGCTCCTGCTGGAGACGGACTGGGAGTCCATCCTGCAGATCTGCGACATGATCCGTCAGGGAGACACGCA AGCAAAATACGCAGTCAACGCTATCAAGAAGAAGGTCAATGACAAGAATCCCCATGTGGCACTCTACGCACTGGAG GTTATGGAGTCTGTGGTTAAAAACTGTGGTCAAACAGTTCATGATGAGGTAGCCAACAAACAAACTATGGAGGAACTAAAAGAAATACTCAAG AGACAAGTGGAGACAAGTGTCCGCAGTAAGATTCTGAACCTTATCCAGGCCTGGGCTCACGCCTTCCGCAATGAGCCCAAGTACAAGGTGGTGCAGGACACCTATCAGATAATGAAGGTTGAAG GTCATGTGTTTCCAGAGTTCAAGGAAAGCGATGCCATGTTTGCTGCAGAAAGG GCTCCAGACTGGGTGGATGCTGAGGAGTGTCACAGGTGTCGAGTGCAGTTTGGTGTGGTGACACGGAAG CATCACTGCAGGGCCTGCGGGCAGATCTTCTGTGGCAAATGTTCTTCCAAGTATTCCACCATCCCCAAGTTCGGGATTGAGAAGGAAGTGAGAGTGTGTGAGCCCTGTTATGAGCATCTCAACAA gaaagctgagggtaaagctgctgctgcctctgaacTGCCCCCTGAGTACCTGACCAGCCCCCTCTCTCAGCAGTCCCAG CTGCCCCCAAAGCGTGATGAGACAGCTCTgcaagaagaagaagagctcCAGCTAGCCATTGCCTTGTCTCAGTCAGAGGCCGAGGAGAAGGAGAGGATG AGGCAGAAGACAAGTTACTCCATGTACCCAAAGGCTGAGCCCACACCCGTCACATCATCAGCTCCTCCAGTGGGCACGCTCTATTCTCCACCTGTG AACTCTTCTGCTCCCCTGGCTGAGGACATTGACCCTGAG CTGGCTCGGTACCTGAACCGCAACtactgggaaaagaaacaagaggaaGTTCGCAAGAGCCCCACCCCATCAGCACCTCTGTCTCTCACAGAGCCAGTTGCTCAGCCTGGGGAAGCCCACCCTGCCCCGCTCAGTGTTGTTGAG CAGCAGTACCAGAATGGTGAGTCGGAGGAGAACCACGAGCAGTTTCTGAAGGCTCTCCAAAATGCGGTCACCACGTTTGTCAACCGCATGAAGAGTAACCACATGCGAGGCCGCAGCATCACCAACGACTCTGCCGTATTGTCCCTCTTCCAGTCCATTAACAACATGCAcccccagctgctggagctgctcaaCCAGCTGGATGAGCGCAGAA tgTACTATGAAAGCCTACAGGACAAACTGGCCCAGATCCGGGATGCACGTGGGGCTCTGAATGCACTGAGGGAGGAGCATCGGGAGAAGGTGCGGCgtgcagcagaggaagcagagcGCCAGCGCCAGATCCAGCTGGCCCAGAAGCTGGAGATaatgagacagaaaaagcaG GAGTACCTGGAGATGCAGCGTCAGTTGGCCATCCAGCGACTGCAGGAGCAAGAGAAAGAGAGGCAGATGCGCCTGGAACAGCAGAAGCAGACCATCCAGATGAGAGCCCAGATGCCAGCTTTCTCACTGCCTTATGCCCAG CTTCAGGCCATGCCAGCAGCCAGTGGAGTGATCTACCAGCCCTCTGGGCCCAGTAGCTTCCCTGGCACCTTCAGCCCCGCTGGCTCTGTGGAGGGCTCTCCCATGCACAGTGTATACATGAACCAGGCAGCACAGGGGGGCACAGGACCATATACAGCAATGCCTGTCACTGGGACAG ATCCCAACGTGGTGAATGCCTACATGTACCAGCCAGGGGCAGGCAGCGGGCAGGCGGCTCAGCAGGGGCAGGCGGTGCCCACTACGACCCCAGCGTACTCGTCCTATCAGCCAGCTGCAACACAGGGCTACCAG AATGCAGCATCACAGTCACAGAGCATCCCTGCCATCTCGCAGGCTCCTCAGTCAGGGGCTGTGGGCTACATGGGAAGCCAGTCGGTCTCCATGGGGTACCAGCCCTATGGCATGCAG GGCCTCATGTCGGCGCTGCCGGGCCaagaagcagcactgagcagcctgcCTGCGCAGCAGTCCTACCTGCCTGGGCAGCAGCCCCTGTACCAGCAG ATGGCCCCGGCCGGAGGgcccccccagcagcagcagccccagcccacgCCAGCACCCGTgcagcaggcacagggcagCGGAGAGGCCCAGCTCATCTCGTTTGACTGA
- the MRPL12 gene encoding 39S ribosomal protein L12, mitochondrial, with protein sequence GVGALVSASPSPHRGCLQEEEEAVPMKKEKTHFSVRLTELKATDKVKLIKEVKNFVPGINLVQAKKLVESLPQEIKANVSKEEAEKIKTALEAAGGTVVLE encoded by the exons GGGGTGGGAGCCCTCGTCTCAGCTTCACCTTCACCTCACCGCGGCTGtttgcaggaggaggaggaggccgTCCCCATGAAGAAGGAGAAGACGCACTTCTCCGTGCGGCTGACGGAGCTGAAGGCCACCGACAAGGTGAAGCTCATCAAGGAGGTGAAGAACTTCGTGCCTGGCATAAACCTCGTGCAG GCAAAGAAGCTGGTGGAGTCCCTTCCGCAGGAGATCAAGGCTAACGTGTCCAAGGAGGAAGCAGAAAAGATCAAAACAGCgctggaggcagcaggagggaCTGTGGTTCTGGAGTAG